GCCGCAGAGTATTGGccctgaaaattggaaaaatagcttaaagtgaaaatatataaaaaaaaaaaaaaaaacaagggaaGATATTTGGTTGCCTATACCTGAAAAAGTATTTCATGGCGTGCTCAAATCTGCCCATGTTATATTGGGATTCGGCTTTGATGAGCAGGCCTTTTACACCGAATGGGTTGATGGTCAGGACTACGTCAGCATCGTCATCGGCCAGGTCGTATAATCCTAGTTTGGTGTAACATTTGCTTCGAAGAACAAATGGCACCGGATTATGCTCATTGACCATATCACAGGCGCTGGTCAAATACATGGCTGCTCGTCTTGGGTCCCCTGACCTGAAGGAGGAAATTAAGTTCTACAAATAATCTTACACTTGGTTTGAGAAGCTGATTCTCATACTTAAGCTCATGCTCGCCTTGCAAGAGATAAGTCTCAATTTCCACGTCCTCGGTGAGAACTGCTGCCGTGGAGGAATTCTCTAAGCgatctcttttctttttcacctAAGAGAAATAGTCTTTTGGCTGTTATTTCCCTTAAGCCTTCCTCCCAAAGAAGGATAGTTAGGAGTATAAATGTACATCAGCAGAATCATGAGCCTCCGAATTTGACGCACATGATTGGTTACTGAAATGTGATATCCTCTAAATTGTGCTTGCAAGTTTCTGAAATTAGACGAGATTTGGTGCTTTCATCCTAATTGaacattcatttgaattcttGCAAGAAGGAGTGGAACAATTTcacagaaacaaaaaagatacATGTTGTCATGATTATTAGAAGTAGTTATTCTGTGGTTTTGTTCCGTTTCTGACCGTCGTCAAAGGGGAGGAGACTCTTGTTCGCCATTAGACCAATCTGAATGGTGGCACCCTAATGGGATTTGACTGCCACCTTCGTTATGACAGGGATTACCAGCACGAATTTCTTACCTGGAGCTCGTTCTTAATGTCCTTGTTGCCGAGGACAACCGCTGCCGCTCGGTCTCGATCCACATAAAACACCTCCACTTTGACCTCAATGTCCATTTTCCGGCGTTGCCGATTGCGTTGCTCCATTTCCCGACGGAGTTGCTGGAAGGCCTTGTTCTTCCGGAGGGCCCCGTTAGCATCTCCGTTGTCTTCAATTGCAACCACATCCCCTCGACTGCCACGCCTTGATCCTCCGCCCTTCCTTTTCGAATTCCTCACCGGAGCGGAATATATTCTATTGTAAAATACAAAGAAGATGAACACGGgtgaatgaatcaaaatttgtaACACTGAGCCTAACGTAGAAAAACACTTACGAAGACCTTCGACTCCGACTTTGGGCGGGTTGGGTGGAATCGACATTTTCGTCCGCCATGCCTTAGAACCGAAGAACTTCATAGAACACTTGCCGGCCGAATTTGCAAACGGAACTGACTGAAAGATggcttttccttttctttttcacccTTCTCTTTCTTTATGAGGATCTACTGTAGGAGAAGTAACCAAGCCTTCCGACTTATTGTCAACCCCAACCCTTTCATTGGATCGTTGCGACAAACACGCCCAACTGTAGATTTTGGGTGGCTAAAACAAAACATGTTTAGCTGGAGGGTGGGAAATTGCAATCTTAAAGCCTATGGAATACTG
This genomic interval from Tigriopus californicus strain San Diego chromosome 6, Tcal_SD_v2.1, whole genome shotgun sequence contains the following:
- the LOC131882792 gene encoding uncharacterized protein LOC131882792, producing the protein MADENVDSTQPAQSRSRRSSIYSAPVRNSKRKGGGSRRGSRGDVVAIEDNGDANGALRKNKAFQQLRREMEQRNRQRRKMDIEVKVEVFYVDRDRAAAVVLGNKDIKNELQVKKKRDRLENSSTAAVLTEDVEIETYLLQGEHELKSGDPRRAAMYLTSACDMVNEHNPVPFVLRSKCYTKLGLYDLADDDADVVLTINPFGVKGLLIKAESQYNMGRFEHAMKYFFRANTLRPDTEAVASGIRKSQDAIENALCRSKAFHFDDLPEVIEALNQNTMKQDQLDNQSRLFQQELVQEEKEDPEQLESDLEDEIHTQQRKERYETKLHAVLMGSVPELEGVWESPKVTPSSSFDGMASLSSTKMESKEQQAEKRFRRKENVLRKNNKELLGELNKDFLYLEKLLANPVMNSFNSTNETETYISHRVQACAREGLIYLGSRKDFWQQQRPVYARRKGSRKF